The proteins below come from a single Paraconexibacter algicola genomic window:
- a CDS encoding YeeE/YedE family protein, giving the protein MLDDQIAWWIAGPVMGLCVVACRILFNARLGVTGGFSELIGKAAAGRRDIDWRGWFALGIVGAGALFALLNGATSFDGYGWMTRTFEGGEQLWMVPLLLVSGVLIGYGAKTAGGCTSGNGLAGTSTLSPAALASTATFFGTAIVVSLVIRALI; this is encoded by the coding sequence ATGCTCGACGACCAGATCGCCTGGTGGATCGCCGGTCCCGTCATGGGACTCTGCGTGGTCGCCTGCCGGATCCTCTTCAACGCCCGCCTCGGGGTCACCGGCGGCTTCTCGGAGCTGATCGGCAAGGCCGCGGCGGGCCGCCGCGACATCGACTGGCGCGGCTGGTTCGCGCTCGGGATCGTCGGGGCGGGCGCGCTGTTCGCGCTGCTCAACGGCGCGACGAGCTTCGACGGCTACGGCTGGATGACCCGCACCTTCGAGGGCGGGGAGCAGCTGTGGATGGTGCCGCTGCTGCTCGTCTCCGGGGTGCTGATCGGCTACGGCGCGAAGACCGCGGGCGGCTGCACGTCGGGCAACGGCCTGGCGGGCACGAGCACGCTGTCGCCGGCGGCGCTCGCGTCCACCGCGACGTTCTTCGGCACGGCGATCGTGGTCAGCCTCGTCATCCGGGCGCTGATCTAG
- a CDS encoding ATP-binding protein, translated as MSTGPIRFPPPGSPGSPALDPQRRLFDALYRDSRMFKAIVLADGTLVDANPAALAAGGPAAAESLDRPFWEAAWWGPSAEQREIVRAIVERTATGERMAGDLAYLHADGTRRVLDFTCDPVIDPATGRPDYLVFCGTDVAGRRQDERRLARERAQIERERDQAEADHATTTAFLANMSHEIRTPMNAVIGFTSLLLDTDLDPQQRDFTQTIRSSGEHLLGLIDDVLDYSKLEAGEMTLAAVPFSLRSTLERCLGLVAGPARAKGLRLHAVVQPGVPDRLVADDRRIRQILLNLLGNAVKFTERGEVVVEADVRRGPEGPILVLQVQDTGPGITPEHMAQLFEPFRQGDQTLSRRHGGTGLGLAISRRLARLMGGDITAVSAAGEGTRFTFALGVGVFGPGTAEATPVAEQPPSPRSRRSPGQPVEPGDRPLRVLVAEDSPVNQRVLVLSLGQLGYEPDVVENGLAAVEAVQRQPYDVVLMDIQMPVMDGLRATQEIHRRLPPERRPRIIAVTAHALESDRSRCLAAGMDDYVSKPLRPGQLRKLLAETAPLPV; from the coding sequence ATGAGCACCGGACCGATCAGGTTCCCGCCCCCCGGGTCCCCGGGTTCGCCGGCGCTCGACCCGCAGCGCCGGCTCTTCGACGCGCTGTACCGCGACAGCCGCATGTTCAAGGCCATCGTGCTGGCCGACGGGACGCTCGTCGACGCCAACCCCGCGGCACTCGCCGCGGGCGGCCCGGCGGCCGCCGAGAGCCTCGACCGGCCGTTCTGGGAGGCCGCCTGGTGGGGGCCCTCCGCCGAGCAGCGCGAGATCGTCCGGGCGATCGTCGAGCGCACCGCCACCGGTGAGCGGATGGCGGGCGATCTCGCCTACCTCCACGCCGACGGCACACGACGGGTGCTCGACTTCACCTGCGACCCGGTGATCGACCCGGCGACCGGCCGTCCCGACTACCTCGTGTTCTGCGGCACCGACGTCGCCGGCCGCCGCCAGGACGAGCGGCGGCTCGCGCGGGAGCGCGCGCAGATCGAGCGCGAGCGCGACCAGGCCGAGGCCGACCACGCCACCACCACCGCGTTCCTGGCGAACATGAGCCACGAGATCCGCACGCCGATGAACGCGGTGATCGGGTTCACGTCGCTGCTGCTCGACACCGACCTCGACCCGCAGCAGCGCGACTTCACGCAGACGATCCGGTCCTCCGGCGAGCACCTGCTCGGCCTGATCGACGACGTCCTGGACTACTCCAAGCTCGAGGCGGGCGAGATGACGCTCGCGGCCGTCCCGTTCTCGCTGCGCTCGACGCTGGAGCGGTGCCTCGGCCTCGTCGCCGGGCCCGCGCGCGCCAAGGGCCTGCGGCTGCACGCCGTCGTGCAGCCCGGCGTCCCCGATCGGCTCGTGGCGGACGACCGCCGGATCCGCCAGATCCTCCTGAACCTGCTCGGCAACGCGGTGAAGTTCACCGAGCGCGGCGAGGTCGTCGTCGAGGCCGACGTGCGCCGCGGGCCCGAGGGACCGATCCTCGTCCTGCAGGTCCAGGACACCGGGCCCGGCATCACGCCCGAGCACATGGCGCAGCTGTTCGAGCCGTTCCGCCAGGGCGACCAGACGCTCAGCCGCCGCCACGGCGGGACCGGCCTGGGGCTGGCGATCTCCCGCCGGCTCGCCCGACTCATGGGCGGGGACATCACCGCGGTGTCCGCGGCGGGCGAGGGCACCCGCTTCACCTTCGCGCTCGGTGTCGGCGTCTTCGGGCCCGGGACCGCGGAGGCGACGCCGGTGGCCGAGCAGCCGCCCTCGCCCCGCTCGCGCCGGTCCCCCGGACAGCCCGTCGAGCCGGGCGACCGCCCGCTGCGCGTGCTCGTCGCCGAGGACAGCCCGGTCAACCAGCGGGTGCTCGTGCTGTCGCTCGGGCAGCTCGGCTACGAGCCCGACGTCGTCGAGAACGGGCTCGCCGCCGTCGAGGCGGTGCAGCGCCAGCCCTACGACGTCGTGCTGATGGACATCCAGATGCCGGTCATGGACGGGCTGCGCGCCACGCAGGAGATCCACCGCCGGCTGCCGCCCGAGCGTCGGCCCCGGATCATCGCCGTGACCGCGCACGCCCTGGAGTCCGACCGGTCACGCTGCCTGGCCGCGGGGATGGACGACTACGTGTCCAAGCCCCTGCGGCCCGGCCAGCTGCGCAAGCTGCTGGCCGAGACCGCGCCACTGCCCGTCTGA
- a CDS encoding TetR/AcrR family transcriptional regulator translates to MVATTGTTRERLIAAAQALLQEGGYGTVSVAGIGARAGVAASAMYRHFPSKAELFVEVFRSVCGREIAAMERAAEAVAATGAPGVARVEETLAVFATRALANPRLAWALLAEPVDPLVDAERLAYRQTYRALLSGLLAEAVAAGEIPAQDPDLTAAALVGAVGEALVGPLAPAAEDRPDPAALVAALRVFARRAVGSATATA, encoded by the coding sequence GTGGTCGCGACGACCGGCACGACCCGTGAGCGGCTGATCGCCGCCGCGCAGGCGCTGCTGCAGGAGGGCGGCTACGGGACCGTGAGCGTCGCCGGGATCGGCGCCCGCGCCGGGGTGGCGGCCAGCGCGATGTACCGGCACTTCCCCTCGAAGGCGGAGCTGTTCGTCGAGGTCTTCCGCTCGGTCTGCGGGCGCGAGATCGCCGCGATGGAGCGGGCCGCGGAGGCGGTCGCGGCGACCGGGGCGCCCGGTGTCGCGCGGGTCGAGGAGACGCTCGCGGTGTTCGCGACCCGGGCGCTGGCCAACCCGCGGCTGGCGTGGGCGCTGCTGGCCGAGCCGGTCGACCCGCTCGTGGACGCCGAGCGGCTCGCGTACCGGCAGACCTACCGGGCGTTGCTGTCGGGCCTGCTGGCCGAGGCGGTCGCCGCCGGGGAGATCCCCGCGCAGGACCCGGACCTCACCGCCGCCGCGCTCGTGGGCGCCGTCGGCGAGGCGCTCGTCGGACCGCTCGCCCCCGCCGCGGAGGACCGGCCCGACCCGGCCGCGCTCGTCGCCGCGCTGCGGGTGTTCGCGCGCCGAGCCGTCGGATCCGCGACGGCGACCGCATGA
- a CDS encoding acyl-CoA thioesterase: MSEQPWPFSFVDRIRYGDLDANRHLNNVAVHQFHESARIAYMARLFPEADVTLGHDFPVIFAETHVRFRSPGLYDEEIRTDVRPAVLRRSSVRLDFRMVCTADGRLVADGWGTLVGYDYAAGRAAPLPEAMAAALRADGAVPAAAE; this comes from the coding sequence ATGAGCGAGCAGCCCTGGCCGTTCTCGTTCGTCGACCGGATCCGCTACGGCGACCTCGACGCGAACCGGCACCTCAACAACGTCGCGGTCCACCAGTTCCACGAGAGCGCGCGGATCGCGTACATGGCGCGCCTGTTCCCCGAGGCCGACGTGACGCTCGGCCACGACTTCCCGGTGATCTTCGCCGAGACCCACGTGCGCTTCCGCTCGCCGGGCCTCTACGACGAGGAGATCCGCACCGACGTGCGCCCCGCGGTGCTGCGCCGCTCGAGCGTGCGCCTGGACTTCCGGATGGTCTGCACGGCCGACGGGCGGCTCGTCGCGGACGGCTGGGGAACGCTGGTCGGATACGACTACGCCGCCGGGCGGGCGGCCCCGCTGCCGGAGGCGATGGCGGCCGCGCTGCGCGCCGACGGGGCGGTCCCCGCCGCCGCCGAATAG
- a CDS encoding DUF6691 family protein: protein MAARQHAAGAFIGLVFGFMLCWSGMVDPDVIRQALLFEDAYMFFFMGSAVGTAAIGLRILARLGRRAVLVDEPIAWTPERATRRHVGGSLLFGLGWGVSGACPGPVAAQVGQGIGWGFVTLVGVLAGVWLYMRREGAVETEPASDATAAPDPSARAVVPA, encoded by the coding sequence ATGGCCGCCCGTCAGCACGCCGCCGGGGCGTTCATCGGCCTGGTCTTCGGCTTCATGCTCTGCTGGAGCGGCATGGTGGATCCGGACGTCATCCGCCAGGCGCTCCTGTTCGAGGACGCCTACATGTTCTTCTTCATGGGGTCCGCCGTCGGGACCGCCGCGATCGGCCTGCGGATCCTCGCGCGGCTGGGGCGGCGCGCGGTGCTCGTCGACGAGCCGATCGCCTGGACGCCGGAGCGGGCCACCCGCCGGCACGTCGGCGGCAGCCTGCTGTTCGGGCTCGGCTGGGGCGTCTCGGGCGCGTGCCCGGGACCGGTCGCCGCGCAGGTCGGCCAGGGCATCGGCTGGGGCTTCGTGACGCTCGTCGGCGTGCTCGCCGGGGTCTGGCTGTACATGCGCCGCGAGGGTGCGGTGGAGACCGAGCCGGCCAGCGACGCGACGGCCGCGCCCGATCCGTCCGCGCGTGCGGTGGTGCCCGCGTAG
- a CDS encoding TetR/AcrR family transcriptional regulator: MDTAPRKLPRGRHGLSREEVAASQRERLLRAMAEVVAEHGYAKTSVAQVLRRAGVSRESFYEQFANKEDCFLAAYDEAATVLLGIMAAGLAAPEPEADPAAAELPVLEQLSRVLRSYLAALAAEPAIARTFFVEVYAAGDAALRRRVDVQARFVDAMATLVDARDDTDRFAVEALVAAISALVTQRVCAGRFDELEALHGPVVGLVARVLGEEA, from the coding sequence GTGGACACCGCTCCCCGCAAGCTCCCTCGCGGCCGCCACGGCCTGAGCCGCGAGGAGGTCGCCGCCTCCCAGCGCGAGCGCCTGCTGCGCGCCATGGCCGAGGTTGTGGCCGAGCACGGCTACGCCAAGACGTCCGTCGCCCAGGTCCTGCGTCGCGCAGGAGTCTCCCGCGAGTCCTTCTACGAGCAGTTCGCCAACAAGGAGGACTGCTTCCTCGCCGCCTACGACGAGGCCGCGACCGTCCTGCTGGGGATCATGGCCGCCGGACTCGCCGCCCCGGAGCCGGAGGCGGACCCGGCCGCCGCCGAGCTGCCGGTGCTCGAGCAGCTCTCGCGCGTGCTGCGCTCCTACCTCGCCGCACTGGCCGCCGAGCCCGCGATCGCGCGCACGTTCTTCGTCGAGGTCTACGCCGCCGGGGATGCCGCGCTGCGACGGCGCGTCGACGTGCAGGCCCGCTTCGTCGACGCGATGGCGACGCTCGTCGACGCCCGCGACGACACCGACCGGTTCGCCGTCGAGGCGCTGGTGGCCGCGATCAGCGCGCTCGTGACCCAGCGCGTCTGCGCCGGGCGCTTCGACGAGCTCGAGGCGCTGCACGGCCCGGTCGTCGGGCTCGTCGCGCGCGTGCTGGGGGAGGAGGCGTGA
- a CDS encoding UDP-N-acetylmuramate dehydrogenase translates to MSLRADASLSRLTTLRLGGPARRLITVTTEEELVEAVATPDPEGGPTLLLGGGSNVVVADDGYDGTVVHVATRGVTVRDVPGADGLVNVEVAAGEPWDAVVARCVADGLAGVECLVGIPGATGATPIQNVGAYGQEVAQTIVAVRAYDRVERAVVELAAADCAFSYRHSRFKGDDRFAILAVTFALRRDPDGGVARYGELARTLGVEVGAAVPLVAAREAVLGLRAGKGMVLDPADHDTWSAGSFFTNPILEPQAFAALVERAGADLEPPRYPEADGRVKTSAAWLIERAGFAKGYAGPAGLGGRVALSTKHTLALTNRGGATTADLLTLARDVRDGVEARFGVRLVPEPVLVGVTL, encoded by the coding sequence ATGAGCCTCCGCGCCGACGCATCGCTTTCCCGTCTGACGACGCTCCGCCTGGGCGGGCCGGCCCGCCGGCTCATCACGGTGACGACCGAGGAGGAGCTCGTCGAGGCGGTCGCGACCCCCGACCCGGAGGGCGGTCCGACGCTGCTGCTGGGGGGCGGCAGCAACGTCGTCGTCGCCGACGACGGCTACGACGGCACCGTCGTGCACGTCGCCACCCGGGGCGTGACGGTGCGCGACGTCCCCGGCGCGGACGGGCTCGTGAACGTCGAGGTCGCGGCCGGTGAGCCGTGGGACGCGGTGGTGGCGCGGTGCGTCGCCGACGGCCTGGCGGGCGTCGAGTGCCTGGTGGGAATCCCGGGGGCGACCGGGGCCACGCCGATCCAGAACGTCGGCGCCTACGGGCAGGAGGTCGCGCAGACGATCGTCGCGGTCCGCGCGTACGACCGGGTCGAGCGCGCGGTGGTCGAGCTCGCCGCCGCCGACTGCGCGTTCTCCTACCGCCACAGCCGCTTCAAGGGGGACGACCGCTTCGCGATCCTCGCGGTGACGTTCGCGCTGCGCCGCGACCCGGACGGCGGGGTCGCCCGCTACGGGGAGCTCGCGCGCACGCTCGGGGTCGAGGTGGGAGCGGCCGTGCCGCTGGTGGCCGCGCGCGAGGCGGTGCTCGGGTTGCGCGCGGGGAAGGGCATGGTGCTCGATCCGGCCGACCACGACACGTGGAGCGCCGGGTCGTTCTTCACGAACCCGATCCTCGAGCCGCAGGCGTTCGCGGCGCTCGTCGAGCGGGCCGGTGCGGACCTCGAGCCGCCGCGCTACCCGGAGGCGGACGGCCGCGTCAAGACGAGCGCCGCCTGGCTGATCGAGCGGGCCGGCTTCGCGAAGGGCTACGCGGGGCCGGCCGGGCTCGGGGGCCGGGTCGCGCTGTCGACGAAGCACACGCTCGCGCTGACCAACCGCGGCGGCGCGACCACCGCGGACCTGCTGACGCTCGCCCGCGACGTGCGGGACGGGGTGGAGGCCCGCTTCGGCGTGCGGCTCGTCCCCGAGCCGGTGCTCGTCGGCGTCACGCTCTGA
- a CDS encoding carboxymuconolactone decarboxylase family protein has translation MSVPRITPGSRRDVGVLTWAFAQVAGRVTGTTPPNIFLTLGRHRSLFRGWLVFAGRLMPGGTLPRRESELVILRVAHLADSAYERTQHRRLGARAGLTDVEMDRVELGPQAPGWSPRVRALLLATDELHHTRDLGDETWELLRGHLDERGLIELVMLAGHYELLATALHVLRVQPDRARR, from the coding sequence GTGAGCGTGCCGCGGATCACCCCGGGCTCGCGCCGTGACGTGGGCGTCCTCACCTGGGCCTTCGCGCAGGTCGCCGGCCGCGTCACCGGCACGACGCCGCCGAACATCTTCCTGACGCTCGGACGGCACCGCTCGCTGTTCCGCGGCTGGCTCGTGTTCGCCGGGCGGCTGATGCCGGGCGGCACGCTGCCGCGGCGCGAGAGCGAGCTCGTGATCCTGCGGGTCGCGCACCTCGCCGACAGCGCCTACGAGCGCACCCAGCACCGCCGGCTCGGTGCGCGGGCGGGACTCACCGACGTCGAGATGGACCGCGTCGAGCTCGGGCCGCAGGCGCCGGGCTGGTCGCCGCGCGTGCGCGCGCTGCTCCTCGCGACCGACGAGCTGCACCACACCCGCGACCTCGGTGACGAGACGTGGGAGCTGCTGCGCGGGCACCTGGACGAGCGCGGCCTGATCGAGCTGGTGATGCTCGCCGGTCACTACGAGCTGCTCGCGACGGCACTGCACGTCCTGCGCGTGCAGCCCGACCGGGCGCGCCGCTGA
- a CDS encoding crotonase/enoyl-CoA hydratase family protein, whose amino-acid sequence MSVGDLQALTYAVDGRVARITLDRPERGNGITRRLVQELEHCVEQADLDPAVHVLLLSGNGKGFCGGYDLVESAEGAGRLGDSFAPPPAGSAIDPQVMAANHDPSGTWDPMVDYAMMGRNVRGFMSLFHCSKPVVCKVHGFCVAGGTDMALCSDLLVMAADAKIGYPPARVWGSPTTALWAHRLGAQRAKRLLFTGDSLSGEEALEWGMAIEAPAPERLDERTEILVQRIARNPVNQLQMMKLLVNQELYSQGLHSTQVLGTLLDGITRHTKEGYAFQQRAAEAGFRQAVLERDGPFGDAGPSTFKG is encoded by the coding sequence GTGAGCGTCGGCGACCTGCAGGCGCTCACCTACGCGGTCGACGGCCGCGTCGCGCGGATCACGCTCGACCGGCCCGAGCGCGGCAACGGCATCACCCGCCGGCTCGTGCAGGAGCTCGAGCACTGCGTCGAGCAGGCCGACCTCGACCCGGCGGTGCACGTGCTGCTGCTGTCGGGCAACGGCAAGGGCTTCTGCGGCGGCTACGACCTGGTCGAGAGCGCCGAGGGCGCCGGCCGGCTCGGCGACTCGTTCGCCCCGCCGCCCGCGGGCAGCGCGATCGACCCGCAGGTGATGGCCGCCAACCACGATCCGTCCGGCACGTGGGACCCGATGGTCGACTACGCGATGATGGGCCGCAACGTCCGCGGGTTCATGAGCCTCTTCCACTGCTCCAAGCCCGTGGTCTGCAAGGTCCACGGCTTCTGCGTGGCCGGGGGCACCGACATGGCGCTGTGCTCCGACCTGCTGGTGATGGCCGCCGACGCGAAGATCGGCTACCCGCCCGCCCGGGTGTGGGGCTCGCCCACGACGGCGCTGTGGGCGCACCGGCTCGGCGCCCAGCGCGCCAAGCGGCTGCTGTTCACCGGCGACTCGCTCAGCGGCGAGGAGGCGCTCGAGTGGGGGATGGCGATCGAGGCGCCCGCCCCGGAGCGGCTCGACGAGCGCACCGAGATCCTCGTGCAGCGGATCGCGCGCAACCCCGTCAACCAGCTGCAGATGATGAAGCTGCTCGTCAACCAGGAGCTCTACAGCCAGGGCCTGCACTCCACGCAGGTGCTCGGCACGCTGCTGGACGGCATCACCCGCCACACGAAGGAGGGGTACGCCTTCCAGCAGCGGGCCGCGGAGGCCGGCTTCCGTCAGGCGGTCCTCGAGCGCGACGGGCCGTTCGGCGACGCGGGACCGTCGACCTTCAAGGGCTGA
- a CDS encoding acyl-CoA dehydrogenase family protein, translating into MATIARPSHATHEVHNQAAPLRPANFFALDLALQEALEREGGGWAYDRVHVLGELVGRPETLAHSERAERNEPILRTHDRYGHRVDEVELDPSWHALLRTAIEHGLASVPWREARDGAHVARAALFSTWGHANGGVLCPVSMTNAIVPALRAGAPELAARWEDRLTLPDYDAGALGGMAMTEKQGGSDVRANTTVAVPTGDGTYAITGHKWFCSYPPCDVFLVLAQTDAGLSCFLVDRAEGGMEFQRLKDKLGTRSLPSSEVEFRGAVGRLVGEEGRGVKAIITMVNHTRLDCLLGSTTSMRHGTMQAIHHARHRAAFGAQLVDQPLMRNVLADLAVESEAATAAALRVARAFDDPQQGAFRRFATAVMKYHVCKRAPQHAGEALECLGGNGFVEESGLPLLYRDAPLQSIWEGSGNVAALDVLRALVKEPEGLPAFLAECELARGGDARLDAHLDRVQADLATLTPQDAEFRARRIVEDLGFALQGALLVRHAPAAVADAFCASRLSAGGAGHAYGTLPVGVDAAAIVDRALPA; encoded by the coding sequence ATGGCCACCATCGCCCGCCCCTCGCACGCCACGCACGAGGTCCACAACCAGGCCGCCCCGCTGCGGCCCGCGAACTTCTTCGCGCTCGACCTCGCGCTGCAGGAGGCGCTCGAGCGCGAGGGCGGCGGCTGGGCCTACGACCGCGTCCACGTCCTCGGCGAGCTCGTCGGCCGGCCCGAGACGCTCGCCCACAGCGAGCGGGCCGAGCGCAACGAGCCGATCCTCCGCACCCACGACCGCTACGGGCACCGCGTCGACGAGGTCGAGCTCGACCCGTCGTGGCACGCGCTGCTGCGCACCGCGATCGAGCACGGCCTCGCGAGCGTCCCGTGGCGCGAGGCGCGCGACGGCGCGCACGTCGCCCGCGCCGCCCTGTTCAGCACCTGGGGCCACGCCAACGGCGGCGTCCTGTGCCCGGTCTCGATGACCAACGCCATCGTCCCCGCGCTGCGGGCGGGTGCGCCCGAGCTCGCGGCCCGCTGGGAGGACCGGCTGACGCTCCCCGACTACGACGCGGGCGCGCTCGGCGGCATGGCGATGACCGAGAAGCAGGGCGGCTCCGACGTCCGCGCGAACACGACCGTCGCGGTGCCCACCGGCGACGGCACGTACGCGATCACCGGCCACAAGTGGTTCTGCTCCTACCCGCCGTGCGACGTCTTCCTCGTCCTCGCGCAGACCGACGCCGGCCTCTCCTGCTTCCTCGTCGACCGCGCCGAGGGCGGCATGGAGTTCCAGCGCCTGAAGGACAAGCTCGGCACCCGCTCGCTGCCCTCCAGCGAGGTCGAGTTCCGCGGCGCGGTCGGCCGCCTCGTCGGCGAGGAGGGCCGCGGCGTCAAGGCCATCATCACGATGGTCAACCACACCCGGCTCGACTGCCTGCTCGGCTCGACGACCTCGATGCGCCACGGCACCATGCAGGCGATCCACCACGCCCGCCACCGCGCCGCCTTCGGGGCGCAGCTCGTCGACCAGCCGCTGATGCGCAACGTGCTCGCCGACCTCGCGGTCGAGTCCGAGGCGGCGACCGCCGCCGCCCTGCGCGTCGCGCGTGCCTTCGACGACCCGCAGCAGGGCGCGTTCCGCCGGTTCGCCACCGCGGTCATGAAGTACCACGTCTGCAAGCGCGCCCCGCAGCACGCGGGGGAGGCGCTCGAGTGCCTCGGCGGCAACGGCTTCGTCGAGGAGTCGGGCCTGCCGCTGCTGTACCGCGACGCGCCGCTGCAGTCGATCTGGGAGGGATCGGGCAACGTCGCCGCGCTGGACGTCCTGCGCGCGCTCGTGAAGGAGCCCGAGGGTTTGCCCGCGTTCCTGGCCGAGTGCGAGCTCGCCCGCGGCGGTGACGCGCGCCTGGACGCGCACCTGGACCGCGTGCAGGCCGACCTCGCGACGCTGACCCCGCAGGACGCGGAGTTCCGGGCCCGGCGGATCGTCGAGGACCTCGGCTTCGCGCTGCAGGGCGCGCTGCTCGTGCGACACGCGCCGGCCGCGGTCGCCGACGCGTTCTGCGCCTCGCGGCTCAGCGCCGGCGGCGCCGGGCACGCCTACGGCACGCTGCCCGTCGGGGTCGACGCGGCCGCGATCGTCGACCGGGCCCTCCCGGCGTGA
- a CDS encoding B12-binding domain-containing radical SAM protein yields the protein MKIALVSLEDGITACGFRKFAARAAELNEDTTTYYVSTSRWATVRGAIKGTMGDQGDLTSGQIDEIVAGLRGADLVGFSSMTGYAKLTHRIIERLRETAPDTYLVWGGIHPIIHPEDAITAPVDAICTGEGEFAFEQLLRRLEAGERPTDVKNFWFRDGDGEVVRNGFLPLMTSAMMEELPFPSYGADGEQIYRLGHGFEDMTLDDYLANDGLSYTALWSIGCPFHCTYCGNTAFIANDRTYKKIRHPSARYIVEEIKAVRRRFPHLSQVSFLDDSFMAIPYRQIEEFAELWHDEVGLPFAVYGVIPNYVKQDKFEILTWAGMNRVRMGVQSGSERILKFYQRPSPPPKILAAGKVIASFSPRYHIPPAYDIIMDNPIETRQDVVDTLELLYEMPRPYTLLIYSLKVIPNTELARAMEEEGIDLEEISSSYLWIPPRAGNLLLYLLAIVRPPRWLFDRLLTHVRASSEPQKEYPRLGMVLRTGYLAKRALQHLWFMDFSIIPGRAGYLAWRVGAVGFWQKHVRRRMERPAPKPRPKREIVLPDVAVIPPSPADPALDKPPIVG from the coding sequence ATGAAGATCGCGCTGGTGTCGCTGGAGGACGGGATCACGGCCTGCGGGTTCCGCAAGTTCGCGGCCCGCGCCGCCGAGCTCAACGAGGACACCACGACGTACTACGTGTCGACGAGCCGCTGGGCCACGGTCCGCGGGGCGATCAAGGGCACGATGGGCGACCAGGGCGACCTGACGTCCGGCCAGATCGACGAGATCGTCGCCGGCCTGCGCGGCGCGGACCTCGTCGGCTTCAGCTCGATGACCGGCTACGCGAAGCTCACGCACCGCATCATCGAGCGGCTGCGCGAGACCGCGCCGGACACCTACCTGGTCTGGGGCGGCATCCACCCGATCATCCACCCCGAGGACGCGATCACCGCCCCGGTCGACGCGATCTGCACCGGGGAGGGCGAGTTCGCGTTCGAGCAGCTGCTGCGCCGCCTCGAGGCCGGGGAGCGCCCGACGGACGTGAAGAACTTCTGGTTCCGCGACGGCGACGGCGAGGTCGTCCGCAACGGCTTCCTGCCGCTGATGACCAGCGCGATGATGGAGGAGCTGCCGTTCCCCTCCTACGGCGCGGACGGCGAGCAGATCTACCGGCTCGGCCACGGCTTCGAGGACATGACCCTCGACGACTACCTCGCCAACGACGGCCTGAGCTACACGGCGCTGTGGTCGATCGGCTGCCCGTTCCACTGCACGTACTGCGGCAACACGGCGTTCATCGCCAACGACCGCACCTACAAGAAGATCCGCCACCCCTCCGCGCGGTACATCGTCGAGGAGATCAAGGCGGTCCGCCGCCGCTTCCCGCACCTCAGCCAGGTCAGCTTCCTGGACGACTCGTTCATGGCCATCCCCTACCGGCAGATCGAGGAGTTCGCCGAGCTCTGGCACGACGAGGTCGGCCTGCCGTTCGCGGTCTACGGCGTGATCCCGAACTACGTCAAGCAGGACAAGTTCGAGATCCTCACCTGGGCCGGGATGAACCGCGTCCGCATGGGCGTGCAGTCCGGCTCCGAGCGGATCCTGAAGTTCTACCAGCGCCCCTCGCCGCCGCCGAAGATCCTGGCCGCCGGGAAGGTCATCGCGTCGTTCTCGCCGCGGTACCACATCCCCCCGGCCTACGACATCATCATGGACAACCCGATCGAGACGCGACAGGACGTCGTCGACACGCTCGAGCTGCTCTACGAGATGCCGCGGCCGTACACGCTGCTCATCTACTCGCTGAAGGTCATCCCCAACACGGAGCTGGCCCGCGCGATGGAGGAGGAGGGCATCGACCTCGAGGAGATCTCCTCCTCCTACCTGTGGATCCCGCCGCGCGCCGGGAACCTGCTGCTCTACCTGCTGGCGATCGTGCGCCCGCCGCGCTGGCTGTTCGACCGGCTGCTCACCCACGTGCGGGCGAGCAGCGAGCCGCAGAAGGAGTACCCGCGCCTGGGCATGGTGCTCCGCACCGGGTACCTCGCCAAGCGCGCGCTGCAGCACCTGTGGTTCATGGACTTCTCGATCATCCCCGGCCGGGCGGGCTACCTCGCCTGGCGGGTCGGCGCGGTCGGCTTCTGGCAGAAGCACGTGCGCCGGCGCATGGAGCGGCCGGCCCCCAAGCCGCGTCCCAAGCGCGAGATCGTGCTCCCGGACGTCGCGGTGATCCCGCCGTCCCCCGCCGATCCGGCGCTCGACAAGCCGCCGATCGTCGGCTAG